The genomic segment atatttgagCCTTGGCAGACGCTACTATGTAGAAATCTCACATTTAGATCGCTCTTAAAACTGAGAATGTAAAGAATGTTGCCGTgagttcagtttttgtttttttttcttctctttctttcACCCAGCAGCTTTCAGATTAGTTTGATAATCTGAACACAACTGTCCAGCTCCGAAAAAAAAGGTGTACAAGGAAAAAAAAGTGCCCCAAAAATATTGCCTCAGCAACCGTTTTCATCTCTCCTCCCCTCCATAATCTCTTGCTACATTCCTTCCCCGAGCTCTCTTGTGTGTCAAATTAGAGAAACTTTGATTTAGTGCAAAAaatccttgtttttttttcaaaagtgaaACCTTTTTACAGTTGTGAGAGGCATCAAGTGTGCAGGTTGATGACatgggaaaaaacaaaacagcaccaATGAGACAAAAGGGCGATTTTCAAGGGTGATAATCTGAGCTCAAACTaatttcaaaacaacaacaacaacaacgacaacaaaaaataaaaaaggacaaaaaaaagagaagaaaccCCTTAGTGATCATTCCAAAACTTTTTTGTCAAGTGCTTCTTTGCCATTGGTCCGCGAGTAGGGCTCAAAGGCGGAGGAGCTCAGGTATCGGGCGGAAAGTTCCTGCAAGTTCCCTGCAAGGGATCCAGCCATGCCGAGCGGGGTGGAGGAAATACGTGAGGCGACCGACCCGAGCAGAGAGGGCATTGGGAAGCTGAACAGCCCGTGGGCAGGTGGGGATCCCTGCAGTCCCGTGACTGTCCCAGAGCTGGTCACGGTTGGCAGCGGTGGACTTCCTCCCGCTGTGCCCGAGCTGCCggcactgctgctgctgctgctggaggaGCCTCCGTTAGCTGTGATCCCTAGCGATGGCCCACGCAGAGCTGAGCCCAGCGACGAGCTCCCGCAGTGGGGCAGCAGTCCTGGCAGGCCCGGTGGAGTGAGGAGACGGCCCTGCTCCAGGAGGCGCAGGACGCTGCAGGTGGCGGCCGTCTCAGAGACCACCGAGCGCAGCTCTGAATCCTTCCCCTGATCCTTCTTCTGCTTGGTGCGCCGGTTCTGGAACCACACCTTCACCTGACAGAGGATAAACAGAGAGAAATTAGGTTAGAAAAGATAAATAACACGAGGAATGATGTGAGCTAGCATAATGCTACTAATGTTAATTCCACACTGAATTtggaacgaaagaaagaaagaaagaaagaaagaaagaaagaaagaaagaaagaaagaaagaaagattgaaAGAAAGTTGGTGTTATAAAGTCATGCCAACTACATATTTTTACAGCAAGTATGGAACTTAAATGTTACTATAGTTGAaggaagaattattagccccctgaattattagcccccctgtttatttttccccccaatttctgttaaacagagagatttttgtcagcacatttctaaacataatagttttaataacgcatttctaataactgatttattttatttttgccatgatgacagtaaatatatttgactggatatttttcaagacacttataatCAGCTaagagtgacatttaaaggctttactaggttattaggttaactaggcaggtaagggtaattaggcaagttattttataatgatggtttgttctgtagattatcgacaaaaatatacagcataaaagagctaatatttttgaccttaaaagaCTTTGACctcaaaaaaaactttctttggaagaaaaaaatattatcagacaaactgtgaaaatttcattgctctgttaaacatcatttgggaaatatttaaaaaagaaaataaattcaaaaggggtttaataattcagatttaAACCATAGATATCATTTAATAAGTGTTTAAACTGGTTAAGATTAAACACATTCtgggatttaaaaatatttgaaagtgtttattaaataaaggtttattaaataatataaataaatatagataatataatataatataatataatataacaatataacataAATGTACTAAATTTAGAGTATTAAATATGATATTTCTATCATAGCTAAATATGGTCAGATTGTATATGTTTAAGTTGAATCCAATGAAATCAGAGTTGCAATTTGATGTGTATTTTAgggtggtaaaaaaaaacactataaatggGGAAAAGAATCCCTGTGCACATAAAAAGGggaactaaaatgtaaatgttgtaaGTGACactaattt from the Danio rerio strain Tuebingen ecotype United States chromosome 17, GRCz12tu, whole genome shotgun sequence genome contains:
- the vax1 gene encoding ventral anterior homeobox 1 isoform X1 translates to MEVRYSQDSESGMLLKNGLKEGKEGKDSQGSISKTFLKDQQESFSPSGAVENCEKSRASSGDPDYCRRILVRDAKGSIREIILPKGLDLDRPKRTRTSFTAEQLYRLEMEFQRCQYVVGRERTELARQLNLSETQVKVWFQNRRTKQKKDQGKDSELRSVVSETAATCSVLRLLEQGRLLTPPGLPGLLPHCGSSSLGSALRGPSLGITANGGSSSSSSSSAGSSGTAGGSPPLPTVTSSGTVTGLQGSPPAHGLFSFPMPSLLGSVASRISSTPLGMAGSLAGNLQELSARYLSSSAFEPYSRTNGKEALDKKVLE